In one Umezawaea sp. Da 62-37 genomic region, the following are encoded:
- a CDS encoding NTP transferase domain-containing protein, protein MTEWAAIVLAGGAGSRLGGVDKASLVVGGRTLLDYVLAAVAGAGQVVVVGPGEGGRVVWTREDPPGGGPVAGLAAGLAALADVDLAVVLAVDQPGVTASTVDRLRAAVGDGAGAVLVDAGGRLQWLAGVWRVDVLRAAMPGEPEGASLRSVLRPLAPAEVTALPGEADDVDTPEDLSTLHKRHTGRAVD, encoded by the coding sequence ATGACGGAGTGGGCGGCGATCGTGCTCGCCGGAGGTGCGGGGAGCAGGCTCGGCGGGGTGGACAAGGCCTCGCTGGTGGTCGGCGGGCGGACTCTGCTCGACTACGTGCTCGCCGCCGTGGCGGGCGCGGGCCAGGTGGTCGTGGTCGGTCCGGGCGAGGGTGGCCGTGTCGTGTGGACACGGGAGGACCCGCCGGGCGGGGGACCGGTGGCCGGGCTCGCCGCCGGGCTGGCGGCACTGGCCGATGTGGACCTCGCCGTCGTGCTGGCCGTGGACCAGCCGGGCGTCACCGCCTCCACAGTGGACCGTCTGCGCGCCGCCGTCGGCGACGGGGCGGGGGCGGTGCTGGTCGACGCGGGCGGCCGACTCCAGTGGCTCGCGGGAGTCTGGCGCGTCGACGTCCTGCGCGCGGCCATGCCCGGCGAACCCGAGGGGGCCTCACTCCGTTCGGTGCTCCGGCCGCTGGCGCCGGCGGAGGTCACCGCGCTGCCCGGTGAGGCCGACGACGTGGACACGCCGGAGGACCTGTCCACCCTTCACAAGCGCCATACCGGTCGCGCGGTTGACTAG
- a CDS encoding ROK family protein → MVLPQVVLREATDRKLFDEVVGRERATRAELATATGFSKPTVSESVRRLTEGGLLTATGPQETGRRGRVGTFYELGTAAGWVLAVEVDQSGVQAWSADLAGRVLHRHTRPPGGAGDTGALAKALRATVVAALRKPPAGPLRAVAVSMANPVHPVTREVIALPGSPFPEGLLSPADVLADLVGAPVLVDNDVNLAALAEQRFGDAASFAYLYVGAGLGLGLYLGGLLVRGAHGLAGEVGYLPGAGWRTLATELAAAGLGRSDAPSNDVAAVLRALDAGTPRVLMALVAAVARAVASVTAVVDPEVVLLGGPLGTHPALLDPVRTAVATLSSSPTRLAHGTLGALAPLHGATRLALDHAITTALTT, encoded by the coding sequence GTGGTGTTGCCCCAGGTCGTGCTGCGCGAGGCGACCGACCGCAAGCTGTTCGACGAGGTGGTCGGCCGCGAACGCGCGACCAGGGCCGAACTCGCCACCGCCACCGGCTTCTCCAAGCCCACCGTCTCCGAGTCGGTCCGCAGGCTCACCGAGGGCGGCCTGTTGACGGCGACCGGACCGCAGGAGACCGGACGCCGCGGCCGCGTCGGCACGTTCTACGAACTGGGCACCGCGGCGGGCTGGGTGCTCGCCGTCGAGGTCGACCAGTCCGGCGTGCAGGCCTGGTCCGCCGACCTCGCGGGCCGCGTCCTGCACCGGCACACCCGCCCGCCCGGCGGCGCGGGCGACACCGGCGCGCTCGCGAAGGCGCTGCGCGCGACCGTGGTGGCGGCGCTGCGGAAACCGCCCGCCGGACCGCTGCGCGCGGTCGCGGTGTCGATGGCGAACCCGGTCCACCCCGTCACGCGCGAGGTCATCGCGCTGCCCGGCTCGCCGTTCCCGGAAGGCCTGCTGAGCCCCGCCGACGTGCTCGCCGACCTGGTGGGCGCGCCCGTGCTCGTCGACAACGACGTGAACCTCGCCGCGCTGGCCGAGCAGCGCTTCGGCGACGCCGCGAGCTTCGCCTACCTCTACGTCGGCGCCGGTCTCGGACTCGGCCTGTACCTCGGCGGCCTGCTGGTCCGCGGCGCCCACGGCCTCGCGGGCGAGGTCGGCTACCTCCCCGGCGCGGGCTGGCGCACCCTGGCCACCGAACTCGCGGCCGCCGGACTCGGCCGCTCGGACGCCCCCTCCAACGACGTGGCGGCCGTTCTGCGGGCCCTGGACGCGGGCACCCCGCGGGTGTTGATGGCACTGGTCGCCGCCGTCGCCCGCGCGGTCGCCTCCGTCACGGCCGTGGTCGACCCCGAAGTCGTCCTCCTCGGCGGCCCGCTCGGCACCCACCCGGCACTGCTGGACCCGGTGCGCACGGCGGTCGCCACCCTGTCGTCGAGCCCGACCCGCCTCGCCCACGGCACCCTCGGCGCCCTCGCCCCCCTCCACGGCGCCACCCGCCTGGCCCTCGACCACGCCATCACCACCGCCCTCACCACCTGA
- a CDS encoding YbiU family protein, whose translation MTPPDMPAAIRSAKAALRERLGDPAKAFARAEELVRAEVDDVVAARSRGEQVWPVVRYEDIAAGTVPADVVAAVRRRGCAVVRGTFPRARAEAWDRELVSYLERNEFEKTYEYVDDGVFGGLAAGKPSIFPIYWSKPQMEAREDAAMVAVRGFLNGFWKHESEGRVWFDPTRDTAYPDRVRRRAPGATSGGLSPHTDSGSVERWLLPAYQDVFRHVFDGDVDAYDPWDGAHRTEVHEFESTVMCSAFRTFQGWTALSDMEPTEGVLHTVPIPSAMAYVLLRALQDDVADDDLCGAANGQALPISPEWHPLLTPALTPIPAVEPGDTVWWHGDLIHSVGEVTGQKGWGNVMYIPASPHCPKNAAYAAKCGEAFLAGTSPTDFAAEDYEVSWTGRPSTAELSPVGRAQLGLKA comes from the coding sequence ATGACACCCCCGGACATGCCCGCCGCCATCCGTTCCGCCAAGGCCGCGCTCAGGGAACGGCTCGGCGACCCGGCCAAGGCGTTCGCCCGCGCCGAGGAACTGGTGCGCGCCGAGGTCGACGACGTCGTGGCCGCCCGCTCGCGCGGCGAGCAGGTGTGGCCGGTGGTGCGCTACGAGGACATCGCCGCGGGCACCGTCCCGGCCGACGTCGTCGCCGCCGTCCGCCGCCGGGGCTGCGCCGTCGTCCGCGGCACCTTCCCCCGCGCCCGCGCCGAGGCGTGGGACCGCGAACTGGTGTCCTACTTGGAGCGCAACGAGTTCGAGAAGACCTACGAGTACGTGGACGACGGCGTCTTCGGCGGCCTCGCGGCGGGCAAGCCGTCGATCTTCCCGATCTACTGGTCCAAGCCCCAGATGGAGGCGCGCGAGGACGCGGCGATGGTCGCCGTCCGCGGTTTCCTCAACGGCTTCTGGAAGCACGAGTCCGAGGGCCGGGTCTGGTTCGACCCCACCCGCGACACCGCCTACCCCGACCGCGTCCGCCGCCGCGCCCCCGGCGCCACCTCCGGCGGCCTCTCGCCGCACACCGACTCCGGTTCCGTCGAGCGCTGGCTGCTCCCCGCCTACCAGGACGTCTTCCGCCACGTGTTCGACGGCGACGTGGACGCCTACGACCCGTGGGACGGCGCGCACCGCACCGAGGTGCACGAGTTCGAGTCCACCGTCATGTGCTCGGCGTTCCGCACGTTCCAGGGCTGGACCGCGCTGTCCGACATGGAGCCCACCGAGGGCGTCCTGCACACCGTCCCCATCCCCTCCGCCATGGCCTACGTGCTGCTGCGCGCCCTCCAGGACGACGTCGCCGACGACGACCTCTGCGGCGCGGCCAACGGCCAGGCGCTGCCCATCAGCCCCGAGTGGCACCCGCTCCTCACCCCCGCCCTCACCCCGATCCCCGCCGTGGAGCCCGGCGACACGGTCTGGTGGCACGGCGACCTGATCCACTCGGTCGGCGAGGTGACCGGCCAGAAGGGCTGGGGCAACGTCATGTACATCCCGGCCAGCCCGCACTGCCCGAAGAACGCCGCCTACGCGGCGAAGTGCGGCGAGGCGTTCCTGGCGGGGACGAGCCCGACGGACTTCGCGGCGGAGGACTACGAGGTGTCGTGGACGGGCCGCCCGAGCACGGCCGAACTGTCCCCCGTTGGCCGCGCGCAACTCGGGCTGAAGGCTTAG